The nucleotide sequence GTACACCTGACACCAGGGAGTTGCTGTTTAGAAGCCCTACCCATGTACAAGCGTCTCGGTCTATGTTCAAGAGTTTAAATGTTGGCAATGAGGTCTCGGATGGTATCATTGACTGTTGGGCGGAGGTGCTAAACTTCCAAGAGAAAAGAAAATCACGGGAGGCTTACAGTAGGCAATTCTTTGGTACTAAAGTTGTGGTAAGTGTCATGTATATATAGATTACAGTGTGTCATAGTTTTGACCTTATTAATTTCTCTGTTATGCTTAAAGTTTCCATGGATGCTCACATCTGAGGAAGGCGGAGTTGAGGCGCGGATGCACAAGTTTCGGCTTGGGATAAAAGGTGCGGTTAACAGAGTTGATTACGTTCCTGATTTCCGAAATCAAGACATTGTTTTCTTCCCTATATTGGAGCACAAACACTTTTACTTGCTAGTGTTTGAGTTACGCGACCCCGGGATTTATGTCGTTGATAATGACAAAGCCCGACAAGGTCAGTTGATAGAAGATAGTGTCTACTACCTACACAAGGACACAGCGTATAAGATCGTAAGTTACAAAGCTAGCATGTATAAAAAATAAGTGTGATAACACTGGCAAGactgcttttttttttttagaattacCGACCATGTCTTGTGTATGCGTATGCAGAAAGATATGTTTGTGCAATATCTGCGGGAGGTTGGGAATCCACGAGCCGATGACATAGAGTACTGCAACATCCAGCGTATGCCGGTTCCTTGGGCGACCACCGCAAACACAACTGATTGTGGGGTCTTCTTGATGCGGCACATGGAGTGCTATATGGGGAAAAACCAAAGTTTTAACTGTGGGTTCAGCACGAGTGGGGCGAGGAAGATGGCGGAGGTGAGAAAGTTGAGAAAGAGGTATGCGGCGCACATATTATCTTCGGAGGTGAATGTGCTGCTGCCCAAAATCAAGGAAGATTGCCGAATAGAGTAACACGTGTTAGGGTGGCTAACACATGTTACTGTAGAACAATTGTGCATTAATTTGGCCAGCTATGTTTTTTGGAAACATGTAATGAACTTTGATGGATTTGGGGATTTTGCTTTAAACGTAATGCGGGGTAGGTGTTTTGTTGGGTATGGCATCGTCGCGATGTCTTTTTGGGGATACACTATATGTATTCAATATGATGTTTAGTTAGTTGGTAATTCTAAACTCTGAAGATTATTGATGTGTTGTTAAATGGCGTAGAATAGTATTAATCTAGTATATTGACGTAGTTTATAATGTTATATTAGAAATTGTTTTGTAACAttatagaaaaacaaaaaaatgctGCTTCCAAGGGGAACAGGCTTTCTAAACAGGTAGTACAAATAtgggaaattggggaaagttgtTGGCAGAATAGTACAAGCATATGGGTTGGGGTCTATAAAAGCAACTTTATTGGGAAAAGGAACAATTGCTTTTTATCACCTTTTGGTCACATCAAAAGTCAAGTCACAAAAGACTATATGAAATGTAGACAGGGAACTCCTCTATAAGTATTGGAGGGAAGAACCAAATTAATATTCTGTAATACTTCACCACTTCAGTTAACCATAACCTGGAAGATGTCCCAAAAGTCTTTTAATGTGATGGACCCGTGTGAAGGTAAGGTTACGGCTAGCCAACCAAGCATGGAGAAGCTCAAACAAAAGGGGAAGGAAGCATGTGAGGGCCGGTGCGGGGAGGTTAACGAAAGAAAAGGGTCTAACCAGAATGGAGAGGACGGGAAAACTGGAGTAGCTTCAGGTGAAGATGCTTCAGAAAGCGGAACCAAAAACGTAACTGATGTAGCTGGTGTGTCGCAAGATCCATCAGGCCGAAGGGAGCACGTTGTTCCAGATGATGAAAAGTTGAAGGGGCTACCAGATGAGTTGGTTAGGTTGCTGACGGATCCAGACCATGAAATGTGTGGCTGCCCGTTGTGTCCATACTCACCCGAAACAATCCAGTCCTGGTGTTACCATGACCCATGGGAGGGTGAGCGCAGCCCGTCTCCTGTGTACTTTCATGATGAGGAATTTCCCACACCATGATTAAAAGCTTGTTACAAATGGAGGATACCCATGGGTAGTTAGTATGCTGAAAATGGTTGAAAATGTGTTAACCTGATGACCTTATGTTGTAACAAAACGACATACGAATGTCGTCttgtttgtgttttattttttttttttcttttcatgtAACCTAGTAGTAGAATGTTTGTTTAAGTTGCTTGAAGTCTACTTCTATAACCTGACGTGGTTTAATATATATGTTGTTTTTATGTGGTTAACACATATTGTTTTGAAACTTTCAAGATTACAGACCCAAAGCATTACGTGAACTAACATGTGTTAACCATGTGTTTTTATTCCAGATTGGGTGGTTAGCAAAGATTGTTTTGATGCTTTCAAGTTCACAGACCCAAGCTGCTTTTTTTATCCAGGTTGTGTGGTTAACAAAGATTGTTTTGATCCCTTCAAGTTAAAAAGAGCAAATCATTATGGGAaattaacatgtgttaagcatttgtttttttttttttttttgccatcgtaaaaaaaataaaacacagaAAAACAGATATCAAAATGCAGATAATCTTAAGATAAACCGCTTAATAGACCACAGCGGTCCACGAATGATCTTCGGGCTAAGATCACAAAAGTGGCCAAAGGCCATAGAGTTTCTTACAATCCTATTTATAGTTATTGGGACGAAAATAGTTCCACCTTCTTACACACGTAACAGAGAATAGCAGGATGATGTCAAAAGACTATTACATGTGTGTAAGAAGGCCAAAATGAAGAGTCTCCCATGACATAGTACTACATAAAAGATTTTAATCAGATGATCAGTCGCCAGTGGCGGTCTGCCTTTGTTGTTCAGCAGCTGCCTTTGCTGCTTTCATTGCAGCCACCTTAAGGCAGTTGCGTGAGTCGTGGTCGTCGACATACAGACCACAACGCTTGCATAAGCGAAGCTGCTTTGGACGTTTTGGTGGTTTTGCTTTGGCCTTCTCACCGGGCCCAGAAATGCGAGTATGAGTACCACATCCTTTATTGCGTGCAACTTCTGGATTAGCAACTTCGACTGGAATGTTGATTGGCTGCCCAACTATTTCTTCCATTTGAGActcatttgattcattttcagttGTTGACAACGGTTGCCTGGAAAGAACATTGATCTTGAAATCCCTGAGTTGGTCAACCAATTTTGCCAACGCAACCTCATCGGTTCTAGCAACATCAACGCATTCAGTAACGAGGTCGAGGATTTCATTCCGCATAACGGACGGTGCGTGTGGGTTAACTCCGTATCGACTGGAAATTGAAAAAACATGTTTGGGGAGGGCATCTCGGCGCCACCTGTCGTTTATGTATTGTGGTGGAATCCTTTCAACATTTTTCAAGCGATAGACACAAAAGACATGGCGACACAGATATCCGATACGTGTGAAATTCCTGCATGAGCAACTGGCCGATTGATCCACATTGTTATACGTAACCTGATTTGAAcatagacaaaaaaaaaaagaaaagcccTTTAGATGCAAAATATGTTAGAGGATGGGGAATAATGAaattgcctaacatgtgttacctGATAGACGTTTGTGATGTTGTTCCTTTTATCCAAATGAGTGACGTCTATCAGAAGACTGGAATCGCTGGTCTCGCTTTGGTTTGTGATGTAGCATAAAAACTTCCCTTTAATTATTTCTTTTTGAACTTGGGCGAAAACAGCGTTTGTGTAAATGGCGAACGCGTGTTGTTCTATCGCTAAATCAGTATTACCAGTGAACATTGTGGAAGAGGTTTTGAACTCCGAAACACGTTGACGATATCGTTGGCTGTCTACCCTAGTTTCAAAGCACATCATAAATTGTACAACGGTGTTTGCGCTTGTTGAGTTAACCTTGAAGGCAGCGTTAGAGCTTTCGCAGCGGGAGGtggtcttcatcaagcaacaCATGGGCAGTTCTCTAAAGTAGGCTGGTACCCAGAGATGTTTGATGTTGTACATGTCGTTCAACCAGCTGTGGTCTTGAAGCCCAAATGTTTGTAGGAGGTCATTCCAGCGGGACTCAAACGTTTCAGGTTTGATATAAACATTCCAAACCAAACGATGAATGCAGGACCGAAGATCAGTGTTATCGAGCACATCGGCAGAGATCTGAAAAATTTAATAGTTATAACACGAGTTAGATTAAAACAGTTTGAGAAGACATATAAAAATAGTGTTATGTTGAATAACACATGTTAAAGGTTAACAAACTTATGTATACCTTGGAGGGTAGTTTTTTCATTATATGCCACATGCATAGACGGTGTCGTGATTCGGTAAAGACCATAGGAACAGCTTGTAGCATGGATGGGTCTTGATCACTCAGCACGAGAGTTGGTTGAGTACCGTGTGCCTTCAAGAAAGCCTTAAGCAACCACACGTAAGATTCAATTGACTCGGTTGATATCAAACCCGCTCCAAATGTAACACATTAGAAATGATGATCCACACCCGTGAATGGCACAAAAACCATCTTGTACCTGTGaacaaaaaaattgatttgatgtTAACAATATGAACAACCTTTTTGGGGTTAATATTGGATACTTGGGGATCAGGCCTAACATATGTTAGAGAGGGGGGGGGACTAACCTGTTTGTGCTGTAAGTTGCGTCAAACGCTAGGACATCGCCAAAAGCTTTGTAGTTAAGCTTTGAAATCTCATCAGCCCAGAATACAGAGGACAACTTTCCGTTTGATACAGTGTAATCAAAAAAGAAGTTGGGTAGGTTGTCATAACGCTCACGCAAGCGTTCAAGGAAAACTTGTGCGTCGCGTTCACCAATAAAAATTCGCAGCTGGTGGCTAAAGTTTTTAAAATCGACCGGTGTCCCATTGACATTGTGATGCCCTCCTTTTAAAGCTACAAGACATCTATAAGACCTCATTGGTCCGATGCGGTTTAGACTCATGTTATGAATGAATTGTTTCGTGGAGAATGACAGTTTCCGTGATATCTTGCTAAGATCACGGTTGTAACTCTCAACAAGTTCATGATTATGAATATCATTGAAACTCAGAACTGTGTATGAATCGTTCGAGATCGAGACTAGTATGC is from Helianthus annuus cultivar XRQ/B chromosome 9, HanXRQr2.0-SUNRISE, whole genome shotgun sequence and encodes:
- the LOC110875158 gene encoding protein FAR1-RELATED SEQUENCE 5-like; this encodes MYELYALEAGFSVKKGQTKVWNGIPTHKYLRCSKYGKPQPKRTFDTLDESSVKHRRTTFTWCDCKASILVSISNDSYTVLSFNDIHNHELVESYNRDLSKISRKLSFSTKQFIHNMSLNRIGPMRSYRCLVALKGGHHNVNGTPVDFKNFSHQLRIFIGERDAQVFLERLRERYDNLPNFFFDYTVSNGKLSSVFWADEISKLNYKAFGDVLAFDATYSTNRYKMAFLKAHGTQPTLVLSDQDPSMLQAVPMVFTESRHRLCMWHIMKKLPSKISADVLDNTDLRSCIHRLVWNVYIKPETFESRWNDLLQTFGLQDHSWLNDMYNIKHLWVPAYFRELPMCCLMKTTSRCESSNAAFKVNSTSANTVVQFMMCFETRVDSQRYRQRVSEFKTSSTMFTGNTDLAIEQHAFAIYTNAVFAQVQKEIIKGKFLCYITNQSETSDSSLLIDVTHLDKRNNITNVYQVTYNNVDQSASCSCRNFTRIGYLCRHVFCVYRLKNVERIPPQYINDRWRRDALPKHVFSISSRYGVNPHAPSVMRNEILDLVTECVDVARTDEVALAKLVDQLRDFKINVLSRQPLSTTENESNESQMEEIVGQPINIPVEVANPEVARNKGCGTHTRISGPGEKAKAKPPKRPKQLRLCKRCGLYVDDHDSRNCLKVAAMKAAKAAAEQQRQTATGD